Part of the Mastacembelus armatus chromosome 6, fMasArm1.2, whole genome shotgun sequence genome, CTTTGTGACTACAATGAAAAGCACAGCAGGAAAGTGAAGCCTTGCTTGTGCTCAGCAGAGTTTATCAAAACTGCTAAAAGGGTGAGCAGCCACAGATGGTGCTGTCAATAACTATTCAACCACCCATGCAAACATGcttgtgcacaaacacacatcaacaccaCACCCTGTGCCACACCACTGGATGGAAatgcagtacaaacacacacagggttgCAGAAGGAGGGGTAGTAAAAACAGATGGTAAGCGTGTGAATGGATATGTGAGGCTGTGAAGAAGTGCTGCAGGAGGTGTCAGGATTCCGTTAGTCTTGCAACGTCTAATCTCCATCAACACCTCTGAGAAGCTGACAGACACAGATCATCTCGGACCCACAGTGGAGAACTAGCTACAACTTAACTACTGCAGGAAGTGTAAAACATGTTCAGTGCCAAAAATGGCAATCTCTGCTACTTTAAGTTAAGGATGAGTAATGATTTTCGATTagtcattaatttaaaaaaaaaggttggcTGGGCAGcctcatgttttctctgtgtgcagtATGTCTGTAAGCAAGGGTGTGGGCCCACCCCTGCTTGAGATAACCTATTAAGGCTATTTAGATTAGCAAAGGCTAAGGCTTTTTTCAGTTCATGATTCTGTTATTCAACATATTCATGTTAGGTTTACTTGCATAGTAAAACACAACATCCTACATTTCAGTAGGCTTTACAGACCAACCAAAGCAtgagttaatttttttttctgcaaggTATCAGGTATCCATTTTCCTAACACATTTCTGAATGACTTTACATGCAGAGTGGCACTCCACCCAAGGCTTCAGCAGAGTGTTAATGGGACAAAAATATGAGTGCTACAAAAAGTCTGGTGACAACAAATGTCACACAACACAACTAGCAGTATTTACCACTGAAGAGGACAAAGGTTAAATAAGTACACAGGAGTCATGCTTTTCTCAAAGGGTCTACTGATATGACAGACCTATTGCAAAGAATTTCTGTTGGTGCAATCTTTGATTATTGCATCAGTTAGTTAAGTTACTCAGGTAAAAAAAAGTTGGTCACAGCATCCTGAATCtactgcttttctgttttacgAATTATACAAGAAACTTGATAACACTAATTTGGGCTTGGGGAAGATGACAATAATGggcacttttatttttatggtatTTTTTCATGCAAGTACTTAAATCAGACAATAATcaacactaaacacaaagtatgAAATAAATCATAAAGACCTGTGCCGAACATCGAGATATTACACCATTTCCTAAAACCTCCAGTAGTAAGATGGCTATAGGCTGTTATATTGTATTGCTGTCAGTATAAAGCACTGAAGGCAATATTAGTGTGAACAAAAGTTGAAAAaggtatgtatatgtatatatatatatatatatatatatatacacacaccttGAAGCAGAATGTGTCCCTATATATAAAAATCAGGGACACATTCTGACTCCACATTCCCTAAAAGCACTCTGCAATTGAATGCCTGTATTTGTTCCCCTGAAGAGACCATTTGCTATAGTACTCTAAAGCATTTCCAGCATTTTATAATCTAAGTGTTTTTGAGAGAAGAGTCTGAAGAACCTTCCTCAATAAAGATAGTTTCAGCATATCATCACACGATAAAGTGTAATGAtgctaaattaattttattcaaaACCACACAAGACCAATTTAAAGCAAAATTGCTGTTTCATCTTTGCATGTCAATCCAAATATCACATATTTGTAAGATCTGTGTAATGGAGAGTGATTAACATATATAGGCTATGCTGATCCTATGCCATACAATTGGGCAATGTTTATTCCCACTGTTACTAATGTAAATAAACTAATGACCTAACCACAAGACAAATCCTACTCATTTGAAAGATAATTGCTACCATACCACCTCAGAGCAGTTCCTGCTTTAATCCCCCTGGTTACAAACATGTGTAAACCACTCTCCAAGCACAGAGGGACCGGGCTCTGATTTTAAATGGGAATGAAGGCAGGTCAAAGGGGTACTCTTTATGATGATCCAGGAGGGTTCTTGTGTCAGACGCTTAAGGGGTGCTGCCATCGGAGTCAGGACCCCAGGCCACAAACAGCAAGCTACAATCCGACATCAAACCAAGAGATAACATGACAGTGCTGCTGTGCCCTGATCCACCAGTTCACAGAAACAGAGGCACACAGAGAATACCAATGTAGACAGAGCAGTGACTAAAACTGACTGCAACCGATATACACTACGCAGCACAAACAATTCCATTGTTGTAATCCaatcttcttgtttttgtttttccaaatcAGCCAAGTCTTAATGTAGATGCTGATTTTAGCAATTAGCAAAAATTAAACCCTCTGCTGCAAAGCTTTTTCAATAAAATGATAATTTCCTTGAATTACCCAAATGACatccattttcatttcttctgtggGAGGGTAAAAGAGAGGCTGTTGGAGGGTACTTTATAAGTGAATGTCAGCTGAATGACAAGTTGGGCCTGAGAACAGTCGTGTCAGCCATCATAACGAGGCTTTCAGACAGTCACCAAAGAAAACTGCATTAGGCACCTCACATCTACTGACTTGAATAGCAGTCCCCCCTCAGCACACAGTGGCTGCCATGACtctgaaaaatactgaaaatcaAGTGATATGAAAATGATTATCACAATGTACAAAcccctttttaaaaatcaggacAGGGGAAAACTGGCCACCAGATATTTGTTACAATATTGTAGGCATCAGGCAAGTTCTGAAAATGTGAGATACAGGCCAAAAGATCAAGCATCAGCTCTGGCTGTTTTCTGgactgtttgttgttgttcctCTTGAGTAATCAATGTCTGTTCACCAGAATCTGCCTCTGGCTATCACAGCTTCACTGCAGATGTGATCCCACTCATTATCACTGGAAACTCTTAACTCATAAAATGCTTTACAGCTGCAAAACCAGGAGCTGTGCTAGAACAGAATATTTAATGTTGACTGAATGCAAACACCACATTACAACATTACTGAGCATTTTCTTCCACTACTATCCTAACTAATGAACCTATTAGCACTTAACCCACAATAAACAGGGTCTGTGTTTGCAGGAGTCATCTGACCAACTGGAGACTCAAGCATAAAAATATAGGTTTTGTAGAGATGATACAGTATGTCTGAATATTCTGGGTGTGCAGACGTAACATATTTCTCCATGGTTGATGACCAAGTGCAGagtttgtacaaaaacaaattaaaataaaaataatcattgtatATTGCTAGTGCTAACATATAGGGTGATCCTTATACATCCTCCAAAAtctctttctttaaaaatacattttataaacaataataataataataaagctaaaaaaaactaGAATACTGAAAGATTATTTGCAATgtaaaaagtacagtactgTATGCAAATATACCGATGCTACCTGTGATGTTAAATCAAGAATATTTGCATGACAAGTCTCAGTGCAACACCCTGTGAATTGAATTCCACTTCTTCAACAAACAACCCATCTAAACACTGATTTACTGAGGCTCTGGGGGCTCTATCAAGCAACAGCTATCCTCAGTAGCATCAGGTTGTTGTTATTACCCCACTGGGTTCTGCATGACAAATGGGAGGCTTCGTCATCTCTTGTTCAGCATCCCCTATGACTGTGCATCATCCTCTATTATAAGCTGAAAGCCCTTAGTCATCCtcaggaggagaagaaagggtGCTGAGCATTCCTTGCAAATGAGAGCTTGTGTTCAGTCCCTTGCAATCCTGTAATTCCTCAAGCAGCACCGGTCCCTTTTTCTCCTCTAGCACCCATCAAAAACCCATGACTCCCACTGACCCCCCTCACCCCTTCTCTGGATTTAAAGCTGGATACGGAGAGATGAATAGGTGGTATTTCAGCATGCTAACAGTGCTGAAGAACCGAGCTGGTTGGCTGGGCGCCAAATCCCCATGGTTACCCTGGAGCAGCAACTGCCTCCTTTCTCTCTGGGAATAAGCTACCTCTGCTCTGCATGCATGGAGGGACTTGAAGGAGACAGGGGACACAAGATAAGTTAGGGTGGCATCATTACAGTGTCTTGCACACCTCTAAATCACCTCTCTAAATCATGCAGGGCACAGCAATGTGATGCTTTAGCGTGAGCATGTGGGTTTCTGACTTTAAGCAGGAAATAGACACGATACACACCAGCAAAAAAAGGACCCATGCACAAGCAACGAGCTCTTCTGAggtgcccttgagcaagacacAGAATCTTAATCCTGGTGTGCTGTCTGGACTTTTGCTCCTGCTGCAATGCTGTATGAACAATTCTGTAACTTCAAAGTCTCACACCAACTCTGTAATAGTGATTAAACACTGTGAGTATATCCTCAATACTAACAGGTTGTTAAACACACTCGGCATGATAAAATGCATCAGACCAGGCAGCAATAAAAGATGTATTCCATCAGATAAGGGTTGTAACCTGACTGGACATATTTCTTGAAAGGCTACACTTGTGAAGGACTGATTTCTACAGCTCATTGGCTTTAACCTGCAAATTACAAAAGACTAAAAATCCCTTCTGAACTCCATTACCCaccttttattttgctgctaaAGTTAACCCTCTTGTAATATGGTAACATACCACTGAGCTGTAAGTCATTTAACAGAAGTTATGTGAACACTGGATATGTTTGTATCACAAACATAtccagtttttttcccctctgcagTAAACCCCAACAGGATATCATGTTTTACCAACTTCTTTTAATGTAACGTTAACACACCACCAGTGTGACTCATATGCAGGTAGTGATGAACGAGCCTGGTCCTAATTAACTAGTCTTTCCCAAttcaacatttctttttcttaccTTTGACTTGACTCTCATAGTCTGCGATGATTTCTTTATCCTTTTTGAACCTCGGCGTGGACATTTTCTGTCGAGCTTGTTGTGAACttcttgtaaataaaaaaaaaaatgtttgtcaaCAAGCAGTAACCTAGAGCAGCCGACGCATCCCACCCAGGTCGAGGAGAAACGAAGGTGAGAGAAAGGCGAAGGAGCGcgagaaaacaaaatgacacaggATTTAACTCTGCAACAAGCTCGACTTGAAGCAAAGGAAAGCGTTTAGTCCTTCATTGTTCCTCTTCCCCCTGGATAAGCGGCGGATGTAGAGCAGGGCCAATGCGCAATCCTGTTCCAACCAATGAATCCACTCAACTATCTGGGCAGTCGGCGCAAcagcgctgctgctgctgctgctaccacagaagaagaaaaacaaccatGCAAGTTTCGGGGTCTTCGTGGCGAGTTTTCACAGCTCTCTGTAAAGTCCTACCAACAATCAGTCCGGAGAGCTCTTTAGTACAGCTGAATCGTGCCTGTGTGTGCTTTCTGGTAGTGGTTTCCAGTTTGGGACTGGCATACACGCACACTTCCCCCCCCCTGGCTCGCTGTCCCTCGACGGCTTCTCCCGTTTCTCCCCCAATAACTCCCAGCAGGCTCAGAGGCAGACAGGGTATGCAGAACAGGGCAGGCCGATTGCAGCACACAGCAGCTGGAGCCAGgcgggaggagagggagggatcTGCGCACAGCTAGTGGACACCAGTGGGCCCACACTGCTGCTCCTACAGTCATCATGGTGATTCAAGCAACAGGGGTGCTGGAACCCCGTTGTTTTCGGtcctgttattattattgttgttaatatattattattaataataatgctaTTATttgcagtagcagtagtagtatgCCACTAAAACCGGTTGTGGAACTAAACAGTGTGCAGTGCAAAAGTCAAATCGAAAAAGATACATTAAACACGTTTTATTTATAAACGTACTAACCATAGATTGTAAATTCAATTGTTTCCTATTTGCATGTTCACTATATTGAGCTGCATCTCCAGGCACAGGGCACGCCCACTTCAGTCAATAAAAAGTTTTGgcacatttacaaaatgtttatagTCTGTGGTTTTTCGACTCAGCGTGAAGACAACCTGGAGCCAAAACCTTCCCTGAAACCTACTTATCAATAATTATATTGCATATTTGCCTCTGACAATAGACGGCATCTGTATCTCACTGAAAATTTGAAGGGGAACAGAAAATGTAGGGTAAAATGTGGCAGCCCTTGGTAGTATAGTGGCTGCCAATGACTGTGGCATTAACACTAAACTGAGGTAAGTAATTTATAAAGTGGCACTGCTCCTTTACTTAATCAAAAGCAATATAggtatgatttattttttcaaacagacagacatttaaTGCTGTACCGCCAGTGCTGTACTGGGAGGATGTATAAAAACTATATACAGAGGCCCTTAGCTTCAGGGAGCCATAACATAGAAGGTCCACTTAAAATAGGGCCCCCATATTAACAGCTACACTCTTGTACTCTTGATAATGTATTGTTTGCATGGGATTGCCTGATAGATATTCATTTGGTTAATGTCAAATGTCTTAAGTACTGACCCCTCATTTTTGATCAACTTCAAAAAGCTTCTTCATTATAGTAATGTAAACCCTGAAAATGAACTAGTCCACGGCGCCATCTGCAGGGAAACAGAAGAAAGCATATCCACAGAGTTCCTATTAAGACAATGCTCCATTTTACTTTATTGcaccatacaaaaaaaaaaaaaaaaaaacatgcagcacagCATTTAAATAAATCTACCATTTTTTGCTTGTGTTATGTTTTAACCAGAAAAGCAAGACATGCCACAATAACAACACCCATTTTCTAGCCGCTCAGCTGCTCACAATACAAAATCGATTTGTGTACCATTTTCAAACaaggccaaaaagaaaaaaacatattgtctCAGTCTACACCTAATGTTTAGAGTTTccttaaaatacacaatattaCGTACATACAAACAAAGATATAAAACACacctaaaataatataattaatatgcAAAGGCAACTGATCATTCCACAATTGTAAACATCTAGATGATAAATGCGCAGTAATGACATTGGGGCCAGATTCTACACTGATTTGTATTGGCAGTCCTAAAGTTTCACTACATACATAATTCTTTTTATGTTAACCTGCACTATAATATTACACTGAACATCACCAGGTTCACTATGCCAGTAGTACATCACAATGCTCCATACgccacaaaataaattaaaataatgttaaacgTAACTCTGGTTAATATTTTAAAGGTTTGCTAATTAAGCACTAGCATCAGCCGCTTTTGAAGAAAGTCTCCTCGATGACCTCAGTGAACCTCTCCTTCATCTGCTGACGGAAGCCAGCGTACCACTCCAACAGCCGCCTCCTCCGATCCACCCTCTGCTCATGATTCattcccctctccctctccaagATGGCTGGCAGTTCTTTCCAGTCGTTGATGAAGATGAAGGGTGCACCTGCAGCTTTGAGGAGACGTAACGGGGAGCTGGGCCCTGCTGCACAGGTGCCAGGTGTCAGTACATCTTCCACTACGGGCACTGAGCCATAAGAGCAGGCTTCGTAGATGCGGTAGCACTCTGTGTTGATCCCGACTGGGCAGAGAGTGAGCTCACTCTGGGCCAGAGCTGCTTGATAACGTCTCAGactgtctcctgtctcctgtggGAGCCACCTGAGgcaaagagggagaaaaggacACTTAAGCCCACAGTGCTAAATATGCAAGATATATTCCAGTGTTGTTCCATTAAGACAAGTCATGGTGTAGTTATCTCAACCACAGCTACATTTTCATTGTAACAATTCTAAAGAATATGCTGACGTTCTGTGATTTGAAGTATATAATACAAAAggaaatatataaagaaaattgATTAAGACTAAAGATAAACCTCTTAGTTTTAAACAATACAGACAAAAGACTTACTTCTCCCTGGCAGTGGTGATGCATTCTTTATCAAGGCCAGATTGTTTCAGCACCTGCATGAGTGTTTCTCTGGAGGAATTTTTGTAAACAGTTCCTAAGAAATTGCAGAGGTATGGCCTGTTTGAGGTAATCAATTGCGCATTAGGCCTGATCATAGGAAATTGCCTGTATctgcataaagaaaaacagaggaacaTGTTAagattattatattaattaaaaagaCCGCCTTTACAATTTAATGTATTGATACTGAGCCCTAATGATGTAGATATACAGAAAGAGATATAAGCCTACTAAAGGATGACATACGTTGCGACACCAAGAGGCCACTGGAAGACGTCCTTGTCATTGACCCAGGGGCTGTCGTAAACTAGGAACAGCAGATCTACAAAGCCACCATTTCTCTTTAAGTGTGGGCTGATCCAGCCATTATTGCAGTGCTCATTGCCCAGCAGGACCACAGCCACATGAGAAACTGTGTGGGACCGTACCAGAGCCTGAACATGCTCTAGCCACCGTGTAGAGTAAGCGACCTTCTGCTGCTCCCGGCCATTCAGAACCAGAACCAGGCTGTTCACATCCAGAGGGATGTGGCCCTGGACCACAGCTGGACCTGTGTAGAAACTAAAGATAAAGAGGCAAGAGAGGATGGAGGAAGGACAAGTTTCATGTTCAGGCCTCTTCAGTGATTGTTGGGTTTGGCAGTTTTTAACATCTCATCTGTGACTTGTTACCTGAAATCAATCTTTCCTAACTGCagttctccctccctccattgTGCTACTTTGTCAGTAGGATTAAGGGGTCCTTCTAAAATATGTTCCCAAAGGTAAAGCCctgtgagaagaaaaaaggtTCAGTGTTATGTTCTACCAAGTTGAAATACCAGCATGCAGAGTACTATTATTTTATGAAAGTGTAAATCAGTCTTATGtagtttatatttattgtacCCCTTCTGTATGCACTGTAAGATGACACTCTTGATATTACCAGGTGTCAATTATTAATACAATGTTAAATGTGCTGAAACCTGAGTGACCAATCCTATGAAAGCCCAGTATTCatgttaaatgatgttttgaCTTTTCACACTGTGCAGTGCACATGTATCAGGCCGTGCTTAGGCTAAGTTGCTGGATTACTAGTTACAGAAGAGAATTAACACTCTCTGAACTAGTTCACTTTTAAAGAGTCCCTGAATCCCCACTTCACCCAGCTAAAGAACAGACACTTGGCATGATGCATCTTCATTGTTTCTGCTCAGGTTAAGCTACAGTGGGCAGCTGGGATTTCAGCAGTTTCCCGAGACAGCCAGTTGTCCAGACACCATTGTTGTATAATTCCACTGATCTCACCAACAGCCACTATTTAACAAAAAACCTACATGAAATACTTTATCTTCCCAACTAAAGTGccaaaaaaaaattctgtgtGAGGGTCAGGGCAGGTCCACAGAGTCACTGGGTGCACACTCTCTCAGTAACTTGTGTTTCGTTGAGTTGAGTTGAATTgctattttgttatttatacaAGATTTACATAAACATAGTGTCTAGTTGCAttcactttttacatttaacagaGTGATTTCTGCATTGCTGTATTGTCCATTTCCtatgttttcattattctaTCATCAGTTTTGTGTAGTTTCCTGAAGGGGTCTGAACACCTGAAGAGGTTTTGGAAAATTCAGCACTAAATTTGTCAACATGATTAAAAGTGAGTTGATCTCATAATACCCCAGTGTTTCCCAAAGGTCTGAAATATACTTGTGGTGGTAGCTGGCTTTACCTGACAGTACAAAAGCGATCAACTATATAagacaacaaacacaagtgatgtttaaaacaataatttgaTTCACTGGATATTTCTAACGATGCCATATATTTTACAGATCCAACCTCTGAGTGTAATTCAAACCTTTGGGCCAATTGACAAGGAACGTGTTTAGACGCATTTAGCGTGTCTGGTGTAATACAAGTCTATTCTATCAAAGGTGTCATCTCATACAGAACGCATTACGAATGTATCAACTATGCCCCAcgtgttttttaaaaagcagctgttTAAATAAGGCaaagtttctgttcattttgtgtTGCAAATTTTTTAGTGGtaccatattttctgttatGATTGATCAGGCTCCTGGTGTCACTGTGTGCTCTCAGGTTTCACTTTATCTCCACCCTTTGAGAATTTTTGGTAGTTATAGTCAAGAAAACTTTTATTCTATTTTGTGTCAGTGATATTGTACTTTCCTTTAATTacctgcatttttaaaataaggaAAATGGGTTCCACATTCAAATCTCATTTGACACCACGGCCTTTCTGtttggaatttgcatgttctccctgagcgTTCAGCCACAgtccttcttgtttttcaactattcCTGCCCTTGCAGCCTCTGATTGGATGAATACTCTGGCCcctgaggactggagtttgacacctgtGGTCCAGCGTGCACCCTGCCTCTAGCCCAATGTTAGCTGGGATTGGCCCGGGCACCCGTGTGACCCGGGCTGTTCCAGGATAAACAGCAAATGACGAATGGATGAACACCACTGTAAAGTCACAGCATTGCAACTTTATAACAACACAGACTTTACCTGCATGTTGTGACAGATTTGATGATACCCCACAACACTATGACTTACCTATGGCAGCTTTCCCCCAGATTTGGACCTTGTGTCTTTTTGGTTTGCTCTTGTCAATTCGGCCCATGTACTGTTTGAAagcctctctccttttcttcagAGCAGAGTTGTACTCCACCTGTTCATCCTCCCACGGGTTCCACTCATCTGGTACAAATGGTAAAACGGCCCCGCCATCTCTGACACCGCCTGCATAGACAACACACAATCCCCATCCACTTTATCAGTACACGCCTGAATCATccgaaaaaataaaaagagaccaGCCTTAAATGGGAATTTATGCGAAAGGGACTAAATGGCGAGTGTGTAAATGGAGATCACCTGAGGGTGCTACTGTCTTCACCACCCTGTGAACGCGAGAGATGACTTTAGTGCTGAAGAAGACATTATATGCAGCATAAAGGGAAAATGCCacatatgcaaaaataatgAGAAGGAAGAGTTTTCTTTttggtattttcatttttatttccagttttctctctctctcaggttaCCATTGTGTAGCTCGTCTCCGCAATTTGTGAAAGGACCCGTGTTTACATCACGAGGACCCCTGGATCAAGCTGCCTTACAGAAATGACTGTACTAAATTAGACCTTAGTGTAAATTTGTGCTTGGCTGTTACCATTTTGTATGAAGCTATCACTGTATGTTCTCGGTAAATACGTGTGGCAACTCTATTTAATAATACCTCTAAACTACACTATAACAAAACGCACACGGCATATCGTCCAAACCTGTCCTAATGCGGAACGTTGTAAAGGCGGAGCGTGTTTCCGGTAAAGCAGATGAAAGTGGTGAGCCAAAGATTTGATCACGCAAGGTCGTGTCCCCCAGCTGCTGCCGGGTGGAAGGCTCTTACTTTGGGCGAAGATGATGTCCATTGCCGCTCGTTCCGGGGCTCTTTCCCCGTATTTGCAGGCGACgaaacacacagttaaaagCCTGGTACTGCCTGGAGCTAAGGACTTGGTGCCTGCTGCGGGTAAGGCCGAAACCTGCGGTTATGACCATTAGCCAGAGGTTACCGAGCTGCAGCTACATCTTACAATGAATATGTCCATGTtagacagttttatttatagcaaactGCAGACTAGCACTATTGCTAAAAACATGCTATGGCTAGCAGGACATAGGAAGATGTGACAAACCTACCTTAAATCTACCTGctgtcacagaaataaaaacaaacgtgATAAACAACTTTCAAACTAAGATATGGATCCTTGTTGAAAAATACTTTTGAGTTGAGAATTTTTTTAGTGAAAATAATATAGAAATAAGATAACAAGCAATAAttgtgttggtctgtgttttttaagCAAAATGTCACCTATTCAATGGTTCAGGTTTAAGACGTGAATACATGATTTTCTAAGATGCCAAACTGCATACATTCTGGTAGGagtgtttttactctttttaaaagttaattgagaaaataattgtTAGATTAAATGATTATGATCTGTCCTAATGtagactgttttttaaaatgtgttcctCTAGTAATGTATAATCACAAATAGTTATGAACATACACTATGTAAATTGTTTAAATTTACTTCTGTGCTTAAAGGAAAGGTATTCATTTTACAGTCTCACAGCTGTGTCATTATTGGTCATTGTTAGATTTActattaattactattattaataaACTCTTGAATAGGAGAATGcagtgtgacaaacacacaggtttTAAATGATACTGTATAGTTTACAGTCTACTACTGCCTCTTTCTTTCATAACTAAACCATATTTTTCGTTTCCAGCTTCTGGAGCGACCCGCCTTGCTCACACAGACATCAAGATTCCTGACTTCACAGATTACCGTCGTCCCGAGGTTGTGGACCCAAACAAGTCCTCCGTGGAGAGTACTGATGGAAGAAGGGCCTTCTCCTACCTTGTCACTGGAGCGACTGCTGTGGTAGGCGTCTATGCAGCCAAGACGGTGGTCACCCAGTTTGTCTCCTCCATGAGTGCATCAGCTGATGTCCTGGCCTTGTCCAAGATTGAGATCAAGCTCAGCGACATCCCTGAAGGCAAAAACATGACCTTcaagtggagaggaaaaccCCTGTTTGTCCGTCACCGCACAGAGAAGGAAATCACCACAGAAGAGGCTGTGAATATTGCGGAGCTGCGTGACCCCCAGCATGACAAGGATAGAGTACTCAACTCCAAGTGGGTCATTGTTCTTGGTGTGTGCACCCATCTGGGTTGTGTGCCCATTGCCAATGCAGGAGATTTTGGAGGGTACTACTGTCCTTGCCATGGCTCCCACTATGATGCTTCAGGGAGAATAAGAAAGGGACCTGCTCCTTTGAACCTGGAGGTTCCCTACTATGAATTCCCTGATGATGACACAGTCATTGTTGGATAAATACTGGAGCTTTGTCTTAGCCCCTCTCTGtatgatgtatttttaaatagcCTTATCATAAAGTTGAGAGTGGCATCAAATATGTGTATTCACTAATAAAGAGATATTGCCAACTGTATTATTGAATTACTgctttttgatatatttttaaaaaatgattctCTTAGATTATTCCACTAATTTTGTTTCACTGCAAAGTAGTCTGTCATGTTAGATGTTGCGATATTTGTAGGAGTCatataattgtgtgtgtgtgtatatatatatatatatatctatatgtcAGTGGCATATAATAAATTTGTGTATTATAACTTCTAACACAAGGTTTCATAGCTGGTGATTTACAGAAAAGAGGAAGCAAAACACAACTGAGACAAAATTtaagt contains:
- the rxylt1 gene encoding ribitol-5-phosphate xylosyltransferase 1 isoform X2, whose amino-acid sequence is MGRIDKSKPKRHKVQIWGKAAIGLYLWEHILEGPLNPTDKVAQWREGELQLGKIDFSFYTGPAVVQGHIPLDVNSLVLVLNGREQQKVAYSTRWLEHVQALVRSHTVSHVAVVLLGNEHCNNGWISPHLKRNGGFVDLLFLVYDSPWVNDKDVFQWPLGVATYRQFPMIRPNAQLITSNRPYLCNFLGTVYKNSSRETLMQVLKQSGLDKECITTAREKWLPQETGDSLRRYQAALAQSELTLCPVGINTECYRIYEACSYGSVPVVEDVLTPGTCAAGPSSPLRLLKAAGAPFIFINDWKELPAILERERGMNHEQRVDRRRRLLEWYAGFRQQMKERFTEVIEETFFKSG
- the rxylt1 gene encoding ribitol-5-phosphate xylosyltransferase 1 isoform X1; the encoded protein is MKIPKRKLFLLIIFAYVAFSLYAAYNVFFSTKVISRVHRVVKTVAPSGGVRDGGAVLPFVPDEWNPWEDEQVEYNSALKKRREAFKQYMGRIDKSKPKRHKVQIWGKAAIGLYLWEHILEGPLNPTDKVAQWREGELQLGKIDFSFYTGPAVVQGHIPLDVNSLVLVLNGREQQKVAYSTRWLEHVQALVRSHTVSHVAVVLLGNEHCNNGWISPHLKRNGGFVDLLFLVYDSPWVNDKDVFQWPLGVATYRQFPMIRPNAQLITSNRPYLCNFLGTVYKNSSRETLMQVLKQSGLDKECITTAREKWLPQETGDSLRRYQAALAQSELTLCPVGINTECYRIYEACSYGSVPVVEDVLTPGTCAAGPSSPLRLLKAAGAPFIFINDWKELPAILERERGMNHEQRVDRRRRLLEWYAGFRQQMKERFTEVIEETFFKSG
- the LOC113133053 gene encoding cytochrome b-c1 complex subunit Rieske, mitochondrial-like, whose product is MMSIAARSGALSPYLQATKHTVKSLVLPGAKDLVPAAASGATRLAHTDIKIPDFTDYRRPEVVDPNKSSVESTDGRRAFSYLVTGATAVVGVYAAKTVVTQFVSSMSASADVLALSKIEIKLSDIPEGKNMTFKWRGKPLFVRHRTEKEITTEEAVNIAELRDPQHDKDRVLNSKWVIVLGVCTHLGCVPIANAGDFGGYYCPCHGSHYDASGRIRKGPAPLNLEVPYYEFPDDDTVIVG